GTACCGTCCCACTTAAGTTATTATGAGATAGGTCAAGCGCTTTTAAGCTACTTATGCTGCCCAAAGTTGTGGGGATGTTTCCACTGAAAACATTCCTGTCCAacttgatatcttccaggcTTTTGCAACTTCCCAGAGTATGTGGAATATCACCAGACAGTTTATTATACGAAAGGTGCATATACATGAGTTGCTTGGCATTGCCTACTTCAGTAGGAAGTTCTCCGTCAAGTTGGTTGAACGATAACCAAAGTACTGAGATGGTCGGAATTCTAAAGATGTTATTTGGCACCCTACCATGAAGATTGTTATGGGAAACATATAACACTTCAAGCATCTGGAGGTCTCCCAAGCTTGGGGGTATGTATCCATCCAACTTATTTGTACTTAGCTCAAGATTTACCAATTGGGATAAGTTGGATAGGGATGCCGGAATGGACCCTAAAAAAAGGTTATTATATAAAGCTAGTATCTGTAAGCTTTTCAGAGATCCAAGCCAACCTGGAAGAGCATCTGTAAATAGGTTACCACCCAATTCTAAAGCAATTAAGTTGGGAAGGTTTGCTAAGCCAGAAGGCAGACTCCCTGATAATTGATTCAGTCCCATGTGTATGTATTGGAGTTGAGTGGAGCGGTTTCCGAATGAATTCGGCACATGGCCCTTCAGACGATTCCCATATATGGAGAGCATTTGCAGCTCAGTGCAGTTGGCTACACTAGTCATAAACTCCAAGTCTTGCTCGTCATGTGCATGGAGCTTGTTCATTTCAAGGTTTAACCAAGACAATTTAATAAGTTTTCCTACTGAGCTAGGCACAACTCCAGTGAAACTGTTGATAGCCATGTCGAGAAGGTACAGTTTCGAAGCATTTGTCAATGAACATGGGATATGGCCGTGAAATAAGTTGCTGCCCAATCGTAACACTTGGAGATTGGGTAGAGAGTTACCGATATTAAATGGTAGCACTCCGCTTAGATAGTTGTAGGCAAGGCTAAGTTCAGTAAGAGTAGAAAGGTTCAAGAAGGCTTCTGGAAACCAACCTTCCAACTTGTTTACACCTAGTTGCACGGAAAGCATCCCAAGCATCTTTGCAAACTCTTTTGGTATGTTCCCAACAATGTAATTATACTGACAGTGAAGACTTCTCAGAGTTGTGACATTGGCAAGGGAAGCAGGTATAGCTCCAGTAAGATTATTGATTGAAATTTCCAAAGTTCTAAAGCCTTGAGGCAAATCTGCAGGGATTTTTCCTACAAGATTATTGCCATTAAGCCATAGCACCTTGAGGCTGGAACAGTTGGCAAGATTAGGTATCCTTCCTTGTAATGTGTTATTACTCAAGATGATAGCCTGCAGGTGACGCAGCTGACCTAGGGATGGAGGGATCTCTCCAGTGAATGAGTTAGTGTCTAGGAATAGAAATTTTAGGAATGTCAGGTTTCCAAGTGAAGGAGAGATTTGTCCTACCAAACCTCGATTTGTAAGATTAAGAGAGGTGACACGACGCGGAATTTTTACCCTGCACCGGATACCCTCCCAGTTGCAAAAGTGAACGCTATCATTCCAGGACATCAAGGTTTGTTGTGGATCAAGACTGATTGCCTTCTTGAAATCAAGCAGTGACAGCTCATCTGTTTCGTTTCGGTATAACAAGCCACATATGACGATAGGCTCAGTACAAGTCATGAGCACCAACACAATCTGCACAGTTGTAATAACCTTCATTGTTCGCTAGCTATGTTGGTTGAACTTTGCTCTTCACTACATACAcagacagaaaaaaaaaaaaagttcaacgGTAATAATAAAAGGATATCCTGCTAACTTGTCATTATTCTGAATTTGGTTCTCGATCATCTAAAAGTAGATTTTCTGGATGGGAAATTAGGTTCGTGTGTTTATCTTTCATTTTGTCAAAAGAACTAATTTACACTCTAATTTTCATATCAGACTATTAGAAAACCAAAGCATCAAGGTACATAGGAGATAACTGATGTGCTGATCAAATCTGTTCCAGCGTAAACATATCCATAATCAGTTTCATGCAGCTACTTATAGCATGTGTGCAAACCGCAAATCATATAATTATATAAATTTCAAAACAATTACTGAGGGAACATCAAGTTTTAACAGCAAAACAGGAACATGAGAGGTACAGGAGATGCTGAAACTCACAGCTCACAGCTCAAAGGCCACCGGAGAGAGGAGCAGCACACCAACGGCGCCCGCCCTGGATGGGAAAAATAGCTGACGAGGATGCCACTGCAGCCACGAGACAGAGCAGGCACGAGTATATATGACTGTGGTgcagtgaatagtaactcgaaattCAATATCCAGAGTTGCCAATCCCTGTGAAGAGGCAGACGAGGAAATTGAAGACCACAGTTGTTGACTATGAAAATGGCTTGGGTCTTCAGTTGCACTATTACCAAAACAACTAGACAGGAGCGGGCTCCACGGTGACACAAGTTTCCAAGGAGAAAATGGGACATCGACGTGCATCTCATAGCACCATTGAATATACAAGTGCCAGTATGAACTAACTTTTCATCGTAGAGAGGTAGGTTTTAGGATAACACAGCACACCGGGGTGACCTTTAGATATATATATCTATAGCCAATATGGCTCGGTATATAAGGAATATAATCAAGTATACATGGAAAGTATATAAAAGGCTATACAATCTCTAATACCCGCCCACAGTCATAGCGGGAGAATCGCGGACATGATATCCGCGAACTGGTGTGAGGACGGAACGTGGAGCACGCGAACCTGCCCCAAGGCCACCTTCTCGCGAACAAAGTGGATGTGGATCTCGATATGCTTCATGCGCAGATGATGGAGCGGGTTTGCTGTCATGTAGATAGCACTCATATTGTTGCAACAGACAACTATGGCTGAAGCAAGTGGAACGTGGAGCTCCCGAAGAAGCTGGCGCAGCCAGCAACACTCAACAACTACATGTGCCACAGCCCAGTATTCCGCCTCGGCGCTGGATCTGGAGACGGTGGTCCATTGCTTGGAGGATCAAGAGACCAGAATGTCGCCAAGGTAGACGCAAAAGTCGGAGGTAGAACGCTGAGAGTCCGGACAGCCCGCATCAGAGTATGCGGCCAAGGATTGGATAGGGCTGGTGCCGATGTGGAGCCTGAAGGACAGAGTGCCCTTCATGTGGCATAGGATGCACTTGATCAGCGTGAGATGACGCTCGCAGGGATCATGCATGAAGAAGCACACCTGCTGAACCGCGTACGTTAGGTCGGGGTGAGTCACGGTGAGGTACTAAAGAGCTCCTGCAAGGTTCCGGTACTCGGAGCCGTCCTTGAGCTTGGCACCATCCGTCACCGAGAGCTTGAGGCGAGTGTCAATAGGGGTCGCCATGGAGTGACACTAGGCCATGCCAGCATGCTAAAGGAGGTCCAGGGCGTACTGGTGCTGAGACAGGAACATGCCATTAGCAGAGCGCGTGACGGAGATGCCGAGGAAGTGGCGGAGAGCACCCAAGTCCGCCATGGCGAACTCGGATTGTAGCCATGCAGCCACGT
This sequence is a window from Setaria italica strain Yugu1 chromosome III, Setaria_italica_v2.0, whole genome shotgun sequence. Protein-coding genes within it:
- the LOC101754704 gene encoding receptor kinase-like protein Xa21; translated protein: MKVITTVQIVLVLMTCTEPIVICGLLYRNETDELSLLDFKKAISLDPQQTLMSWNDSVHFCNWEGIRCRVKIPRRVTSLNLTNRGLVGQISPSLGNLTFLKFLFLDTNSFTGEIPPSLGQLRHLQAIILSNNTLQGRIPNLANCSSLKVLWLNGNNLVGKIPADLPQGFRTLEISINNLTGAIPASLANVTTLRSLHCQYNYIVGNIPKEFAKMLGMLSVQLGVNKLEGWFPEAFLNLSTLTELSLAYNYLSGVLPFNIGNSLPNLQVLRLGSNLFHGHIPCSLTNASKLYLLDMAINSFTGVVPSSVGKLIKLSWLNLEMNKLHAHDEQDLEFMTSVANCTELQMLSIYGNRLKGHVPNSFGNRSTQLQYIHMGLNQLSGSLPSGLANLPNLIALELGGNLFTDALPGWLGSLKSLQILALYNNLFLGSIPASLSNLSQLVNLELSTNKLDGYIPPSLGDLQMLEVLYVSHNNLHGRVPNNIFRIPTISVLWLSFNQLDGELPTEVGNAKQLMYMHLSYNKLSGDIPHTLGSCKSLEDIKLDRNVFSGNIPTTLGSISSLKALDLSHNNLSGTVPVSLANLELLQQLDLSFNNLEGEVPTKGIFRNATAIHIVGNRQLCGGVPQLHLPTCSVMPLNLTKHKHSVELKVVLPVASMVSLAIVVFVLFIWRGKQRRKSIAFPSFDSSSFPIVSYNDLARATDGFSKSKLIGRGRHGSVYQGKLFAREAVAIKVFSLEIKGAQNSFIAECNVLRNVRHRNLVPILTACSSIDGNGSDFKALVYEFMPRGDLHLLLYSTCEDENTSNHITLAQRLSILVDIADALEYLHHYSQGTIVHCDVKPSNILLDDEMTAHVGDFGLARLMIDSSTSTFADSASSTVAFWGTIGYVAPEYATDGGQVSTAADVYSFGVVLLEVFLRKRPTDNMFKDGLNIAKYVEMNFPDRIVDIIDPELLRDLRSQEAPMAMKENCLGCLLSVLNIGLCCVKTSPNERVDMQEVAARLHGIKDAYLCEHQ